gtgtgtgtgtgtgtgtgtgtgtgtgtgtgtgtgtgtgtgtgtgtgtgtgtgtttttacaggaGCGTGTAAAGCTGGAGAATGAGAGGTTGAGGGTGGATGACATGAAGAAAagatggatggaaaaaaaaaactttgctcagacagacagacagacagatgcaggCACACTGTTGCATATACAACAggtctacaacacacacacacactctctctctctctctctctctctctctctctctctctctctctctctctctctctctctctctctctctctctctctctctctctatcatttgTGTTCTGTTGTTGAACTGAACTTTACCTGAATTCCATTGTTTATTTACACTAGTGTTACTGAACATTCTGTTAAatccagaatgtgtgtgtgtgtgtgtgtgtgtgtgtgtgtgtgtgtgtgtgtgtgtgtgtgtgtgtgtgtgtgtgtgtgtgtaggagaaggAGGCATTGGACAGTGCAGTCAGAGCATTTGAGGACTGGGAGTTTCGTGTTCTCGAGATGGAAAGTGGCTTGGAAGAggaaaagatggagagagagacagagagagaaatcgCCCGAGAACAACATGCAGTCAACACAGCGCAGGTCAGAGAGACGGGTAGAGAGAGAAGGGGACAGTTCAGAGAAAGATAAACAAGAGAGAGACATAATAAaaagagggggagggagagagagagagagagagagagagagagagagagagagagagagagaggtatttGTTGATGCAGCTGTTTTTGATAATATTTGCTTGACAGATTTGTCTCTTATCTCATCTCAACACCGTAAATGTGTTTTTCATCATTATAATATCATGTTaaacagatctctctctctctctctctctctctctctctctctctctctctctctctctctctctctctctctctctctctctctctctctctctctctctctctctctctctctctctctctctctcttctcttcgatttctcctctctctccgtGGACTCCTGTctgctctctctcatcctctctctctctctctctctctgtcactctctctctctgtcactctctctctttatctctctctatctctatctctctctatctctatctctctctatgtctctctctctctctttttaggAGCGTGTGAGACAGTTGGAGAATCAGCTGAAGGAGATgcaaagagaaaaggaaagagagatgaGTTTGCTGAGAGACGAAAAGAGACAACtcctacaccaaacacaccgggtacacacacatacagatacacacacatacacacacacacacacacacacacatacagatacacacacatacacactcacacacatacagatacacacatacgcacagatatatacacatgcatgcacacacacatatgtatgagtgtgtttctatgtgtgtgtgtgtatgtggtagcctagtggttaatcagaaggttgttagTTCAAATACCAGGTCCACTTAGCTGCCCCTGAACAAGCTGCCCCTGAACAAGCTGCCCCTGAACAAGCTGCCCCTGAACAAGCTGCCCCTGAACAAGCTGCCCCTGAATCCtcattgctcagttgtataaaatgaaataaaagtgtaagttgctctggataaaggagtCTGTTAAATATTATGAAGAGCAGCAGGAAAGGGTTAATGTTCAGTATGAACTGCtcatgagtgtgtgagtcagagagagagagagagagagagagagagagagagagagagggtgtgtgttagagagagagggaaagtgaGGGAGCACGTGTGGACagaaaaaggaggaagagagagagagtgtgtgtgtttgtcattagAGTGTCTGCAGCTCTGCTCTTGTCTGTGGTACGTCCCTGATCATCTTtacttgttgtttttgttttatagaatAACTTTTATATTGTATAGAATTACCTAAACTGTAGAGGATCATGTAACATCTTCATCGGTTTGGTGTCTATCAACTCATgactgtattaaataaaataaaaaagtgatgtaaatgtacattCTTATAAatttactgttatttttgtttgcttagaTTTTGCAAGAGAACAAGCTGGTTTCTGATTGGGTGAACAAcactggctccgcctccagcatgGCATCACACTCACCACTGACCAACCACAAAGCAGTGCAGGTTCAGAGATCAACTGCATcctaaatgatataaataaaggGTTCTGATCTCATAGAGTATCAAACCACATACACCTTAGTGCTCTAAATCACACGCTGTGTTTGGGACacgtgtgtaacgtgtgtaacgtgtgtaacatgtgtaaagtgtgtaacgTGAGTAACATGTGTAACGTGTAAAGTGTGTAACGTGTAAagtgtgtaacgtgtgtaacatgtgtaaagtgtgtaacgtgtgtaacATGTGTAACGTGTAAagtgtgtaacgtgtgtaacGTCTCTGTGTTCCTCAGGACATGTCGAATTCAGCATGCAGACGAAGCTCACACAGAAAGGTCACGGAGCGGCCGACGTCAGTGCAAGGTGACAAGAACTGAGTGTAGAATTACGGCACTGCCATGTACAGTAACGTTTAGGAGATTcctatattttaaaattaaatattctaaaataaaataatgattattgtgtgtgtgtgtgtgtgtgtgtgtgtgtgtgtgtgtgtgtgtgtgtgtgtgtgtgtgtgtgtgtgtgtgtgagatcacatGCATGGGGGGGGCATATGTGGGCGTCCTCCACTAATTTCAGAATCATTTGTCATGAGTACACAATGTTTGTGAACACGTTCACTCGTGTGTCATCAGTCAGGGTGTAATTTCCAGGTGGTTGAAGAGAGGTAACACCCAGCCCTTCTACCCCCTCcagccccacccccacctcTTAATCAGCACCATCTATTACACTCCCCTGTTTTTATACTATGATGAGATGAAACATGTGAAATAGTATTGGTTTATCTCTGTCTGTTGTCCTTATGGTCTGTCGTTATGGTCTGTCCTTATGGTCTGTCGTTATGGTCTGTCCTAATGGTCTGTCATTATGGTCTGTCCTTATGGTCTGTCCTTATGGTCTGTCCTTATGGTCTGTCGTTATGGTCTGTCCTTATGGTCTGTCGTTATGGTCTGTCGTTATGGTCTGTTGTTATGGTCTGTCCTTATGGTCTGTCGTTATGGTCTGTCCTTATGGTCTGTCCTTATGGTCTGTCCTTATGGTCTGTCGTTATGGTCTGTCCTTATGGTCTGTCGTTATGGTCTGTCGTTATGGTCTGTCCATATGGTCTGTCCTTATGGTCTGTCGTTATGGTCTGTCGTTATGGTCTGTCGTTATGGTCTGTCGTTATGGTCTGTCCTTATGGGCTGTCGTTATGGTCTGTCGTTATGGTCTGTCATTATGGTCTGTCGTTATGGTCTGTCGTTATGGTCTGTCCTTATGGGCTGTCCTTATGGTCTGTCGTTATGGTCTATCCTTATGGTCTGTCGTTATGGTCTGTCCTAATGGTCTGTCGTTATGGTCTGTCCTTATGGTCTGTCCTTATGGTCTGTCGTTATGGTCTGTCCTTATGGTCTGTCGTTATGGTCTGTTGTTATGGTCTGTCCTTATGGTCTGTCGTTATGGTCTGTCCTTATGGTCTGTCCTTATGGTCTGTCCTTATGGTCTGTCGTTATGGTCTGTCCATATGGTCTGTCCTTATGGTCTGTCGTTCTGGTCTGTCGTTATGGTCTGTCGTTATGGTCTGTCGTTATGGTCTGTCATTATGGTCTGTCGTTATGGTCTGTCGTTATGGTCTGTCCTTATGGGCTGTCCTTATGGTCTGTCGTTATGGTCTGTCCTTATGGTCTGTCGTTATGGTCTGTCCTTATGGTCTGTCCTTATGGTCTGTCCTTATGGTCTAGTTAATCTTAAATGTTTGGTGGATGATAGGTAGGTATATTATACACATGGAGAGACAGTAGAGGGAAAGTATGTAATAAAAGAGCAGATATGTTTTTTActcaataaaaatgtgtgtgtgtgtgtgtgtgtgtgtgtgtgtgtgtgtgtgtgtgtgtgtgtgtgtgtgtgtgtgtgtttcaggactgAATCGAAATCCTGacactcctcctcttcctcactccaGACACAGACTGAGTAATggaaatgctaatgctaatggcTTCCACACACCAACTAACAGCACCTGCAGCTCTCGAGCAGCCAGGTGAGTCACACACCTTTCACACCTGAATGTTAGTATGTGTGTCATGtgctaacgtgtgtgtgtatgttacagcCCAAGTCTAAATCTGGCCAACCTTGTGGAGATTGAGAGGAAACTACGGGAAGCAAAAGCTGAGAGAGAACGGCTGCTAAAGGAGAGGGtacctgcacgcacacacacacacacacacacacacacacacacacacacacacacacacacacacacacacacacaaaggggtgtgtgtgtaggggttaGCACgtaggggttaggggtttgTGTGTAGGGgggtgtaggtgtaggtgtgttaATCTGCCTTTTCTCATTGCAGGAGGAGAGGAAACATCTCACTGTAGAGAACAAACAGAACGAGCTggaggacacaaacacacacctgagcacacctgcatttacacacttacacacacaggcacacccAAAGTCACACTCAGAGGAGGAGCCTAAAGAGAGCCGCACCCAAAACTCACccgaggtctgtgtgtgtgtgtgtgtgtgtgtgtgtgtgtgtgtgtgtgtgtgtgtgtgtgtgtgtgttcatatccCTCATTAAATACTTCCTTCATCACATCATTtatctcctctttctttctttggtcCTTCCTTTAACCCTTTTGtcgctgtgtttgtgtgtgatgatggCCATGTCCTCCAGCAGCACAGCATTCCTCTCTTTCTAACGATGAACTTTGACCTTCGGGCTCATGTGGAGAATCTGGGTCACGGCGTTGCAGGGTGTCTGGGCGTTCAGTTGTCACCGCGGCGATGTTGCGGTTTCCTGACAAAACGAGGCGGCCGAGTGAAGACGTGGAGGAGGAGATGGTTCCTCTATGACATGGACCATCGCAGACTGGCGTATTACACCGGTGAGGAACATCATGAGCTGAGAGAACTTACAGTGCTGAGGTTCTCCTGTATAGTGAGTGTGAAACTTCTGAACACAGGAGCTAAAGATGAACCTATTTCTGTGTCTCAGATCAGGATGAGAGGAAGCTGAAAGGTGTCATCTACTTCCAGGCCATAGAGGAAGTTTATTATGATCATCTCCGTACGGCGACGACGGTGACTTCACAACTTCCCCTTATTTATCCTGCTCAATCCTTCATTACTTCCATTTTCTTTACTTCCCTCTGTCACCCTTTTCCTTTCTCTACCTTTATTCATACtttttattatgaattataGATTTCTTCTGcattctttcttatttttttcttggctcctttcattttattttctttcctctgTTCTTCTCAGTCTCCAAGACCAAGTCTGACGTTCTGTGTGAAGACGTACGAGCGTCTGTTTTTCCTCGTGGCTCCAAGTGCAGAGAGCATGCGCATCTGGATGGACGTGATCGTAACAGCAACAGATGAACACAGCCGCCACTGACCCCTCtcactcttgcacacacacacacacacacacacacacacacacacacacacacacacacacacacacacacacacacatacacaaacacacacatacacacacatatatatatatatacacacacatacacacacacacacacacacacacacacacacacacacacacacacagattaaaatgACATGAACATTCTTTCTGTCTGATGGTTTAATCAGTGAAATGTTCCATCTGGACATAAATCTTTATGTCAGTTATAACAGGATCTTCACCTTTAATATGATCCTGTATATTTGAAGACACAGTGTATgtacccagaatgcattgctgcAGTTTCGTTAAGGTGCGCGCTGAGAACGCTGCCATCTTGTGGTC
This genomic stretch from Tachysurus fulvidraco isolate hzauxx_2018 chromosome 25, HZAU_PFXX_2.0, whole genome shotgun sequence harbors:
- the LOC113650612 gene encoding pleckstrin homology-like domain family B member 3 isoform X2 is translated as MDTQKSQWDHSRTPPWLTRPTNGRSSASSGAESDSEGSSTESERVSPDMRPVTCPRTRGGTVLHPPNPQALTRRTGVDPKALTTQRRITELNQQREELKIELQLEIALLQGELQTEKEQLHKHMAELHTLQESRQKLTLSSTQQERVKLENERLRVDDMKKRWMEKKNFAQTDRQTDAGTLLHIQQEKEALDSAVRAFEDWEFRVLEMESGLEEEKMERETEREIAREQHAVNTAQERVRQLENQLKEMQREKEREMSLLRDEKRQLLHQTHRILQENKLVSDWVNNTGSASSMASHSPLTNHKAVQDMSNSACRRSSHRKVTERPTSVQGLNRNPDTPPLPHSRHRLSNGNANANGFHTPTNSTCSSRAASPSLNLANLVEIERKLREAKAERERLLKEREERKHLTVENKQNELEDTNTHLSTPAFTHLHTQAHPKSHSEEEPKESRTQNSPEHSIPLFLTMNFDLRAHVENLGHGVAGCLGVQLSPRRCCGFLTKRGGRVKTWRRRWFLYDMDHRRLAYYTDQDERKLKGVIYFQAIEEVYYDHLRTATTSPRPSLTFCVKTYERLFFLVAPSAESMRIWMDVIVTATDEHSRH
- the LOC113650612 gene encoding pleckstrin homology-like domain family B member 3 isoform X3 gives rise to the protein MDTQKSQWDHSRTPPWLTRPTNGRSSASSGAESDSEGSSTESERVSPDMRPVTCPRTRGGTVLHPPNPQALTRRTGVDPKALTTQRRITELNQQREELKIELQLEIALLQGELQTEKEQLHKHMAELHTLQESRQKLTLSSTQQERVKLENERLRVDDMKKRWMEKKNFAQTDRQTDAGTLLHIQQERVRQLENQLKEMQREKEREMSLLRDEKRQLLHQTHRILQENKLVSDWVNNTGSASSMASHSPLTNHKAVQDMSNSACRRSSHRKVTERPTSVQGLNRNPDTPPLPHSRHRLSNGNANANGFHTPTNSTCSSRAASPSLNLANLVEIERKLREAKAERERLLKEREERKHLTVENKQNELEDTNTHLSTPAFTHLHTQAHPKSHSEEEPKESRTQNSPEQHSIPLFLTMNFDLRAHVENLGHGVAGCLGVQLSPRRCCGFLTKRGGRVKTWRRRWFLYDMDHRRLAYYTDQDERKLKGVIYFQAIEEVYYDHLRTATTSPRPSLTFCVKTYERLFFLVAPSAESMRIWMDVIVTATDEHSRH
- the LOC113650612 gene encoding pleckstrin homology-like domain family B member 3 isoform X1 codes for the protein MDTQKSQWDHSRTPPWLTRPTNGRSSASSGAESDSEGSSTESERVSPDMRPVTCPRTRGGTVLHPPNPQALTRRTGVDPKALTTQRRITELNQQREELKIELQLEIALLQGELQTEKEQLHKHMAELHTLQESRQKLTLSSTQQERVKLENERLRVDDMKKRWMEKKNFAQTDRQTDAGTLLHIQQEKEALDSAVRAFEDWEFRVLEMESGLEEEKMERETEREIAREQHAVNTAQERVRQLENQLKEMQREKEREMSLLRDEKRQLLHQTHRILQENKLVSDWVNNTGSASSMASHSPLTNHKAVQDMSNSACRRSSHRKVTERPTSVQGLNRNPDTPPLPHSRHRLSNGNANANGFHTPTNSTCSSRAASPSLNLANLVEIERKLREAKAERERLLKEREERKHLTVENKQNELEDTNTHLSTPAFTHLHTQAHPKSHSEEEPKESRTQNSPEQHSIPLFLTMNFDLRAHVENLGHGVAGCLGVQLSPRRCCGFLTKRGGRVKTWRRRWFLYDMDHRRLAYYTDQDERKLKGVIYFQAIEEVYYDHLRTATTSPRPSLTFCVKTYERLFFLVAPSAESMRIWMDVIVTATDEHSRH